One region of Clostridiales bacterium genomic DNA includes:
- a CDS encoding HAD hydrolase-like protein, with amino-acid sequence MIQTILFDFDGTLFDTGEGILRSVQYALEGFGIHETDTARLRKFVGPPLFDSFSELYAMTPEQAQAAVARYRERYLPVGIYECTLYPGIPELLEQLRAHGFRVAVATGKPTPMACSILQRFDLERLFDCVIGCEYDGTRSTKAEVVAAALAETHTPPEAALMVGDRKYDVTGAAACGVPCLGVYYGYAEPGELEAAGAVTTVQTVAELSERLLHWNEA; translated from the coding sequence ATGATCCAGACCATCTTATTTGATTTTGACGGCACGCTGTTTGACACCGGCGAGGGTATTCTGCGCAGCGTGCAGTATGCACTCGAGGGCTTCGGAATCCACGAGACGGACACGGCGCGCCTGCGCAAGTTTGTCGGTCCGCCGCTGTTTGACTCGTTTTCGGAGCTGTATGCCATGACGCCCGAACAGGCGCAGGCGGCGGTCGCGCGCTACCGGGAGCGGTATCTGCCTGTCGGCATCTATGAGTGCACGCTCTATCCCGGCATTCCGGAGCTGCTCGAGCAGCTGCGCGCGCACGGGTTTCGCGTTGCGGTCGCGACCGGGAAGCCCACGCCGATGGCGTGCTCGATTCTGCAGCGGTTCGATCTTGAGCGGCTCTTTGACTGCGTGATCGGCTGTGAATACGACGGCACGCGCAGCACGAAGGCGGAGGTTGTCGCGGCGGCGCTCGCCGAGACGCACACGCCACCGGAGGCCGCGCTCATGGTCGGCGACCGGAAGTATGATGTCACCGGCGCTGCCGCCTGCGGCGTGCCGTGTCTCGGCGTGTATTACGGCTATGCCGAGCCGGGCGAGCTGGAGGCCGCCGGCGCGGTGACCACGGTGCAGACGGTCGCGGAGCTGTCCGAGCGGCTGCTGCACTGGAACGAGGCATAA
- a CDS encoding J domain-containing protein has translation MRDPYVVLGVSRDASEEEIKAAYRRLAKKYHPDLNPDDPHATEKMNEVNAAYDAIKNGKANSYGATGGYGQAGGYGAYGGWGAQRDPGIRPEYQAAVNFIQTRHFAEALQALSGVPAAERDANWYALSAMANSGAGNRVQALADARRAAEMDPTNPDFQRLLHQLESGGDAYATYSAGYPNSGFGTGSWCADMCLLNLCCNPCFSPCC, from the coding sequence ATGAGAGACCCGTATGTAGTTCTCGGTGTTTCCAGGGACGCGAGCGAAGAGGAGATCAAGGCGGCCTATCGCCGTCTGGCCAAAAAATATCATCCGGACCTGAATCCGGACGACCCGCACGCGACGGAAAAAATGAATGAGGTCAACGCGGCCTATGACGCGATCAAAAACGGCAAAGCCAACAGCTATGGCGCGACCGGCGGTTACGGCCAAGCGGGCGGCTATGGTGCCTATGGTGGCTGGGGCGCACAGCGTGACCCCGGTATCCGGCCGGAATATCAGGCGGCGGTGAACTTTATCCAGACTCGGCATTTTGCCGAGGCGCTGCAGGCGCTGTCCGGCGTGCCGGCGGCCGAGCGCGACGCCAACTGGTATGCCCTGAGCGCCATGGCGAACTCCGGCGCGGGCAACCGCGTGCAGGCGCTGGCGGATGCGCGGCGCGCGGCCGAGATGGATCCGACGAATCCGGACTTTCAGCGCCTGCTGCACCAGCTCGAAAGCGGCGGCGATGCGTATGCGACCTACAGCGCCGGCTATCCGAACAGCGGCTTCGGCACCGGCAGCTGGTGCGCGGATATGTGCCTGCTGAACCTGTGCTGCAATCCGTGCTTTTCGCCCTGCTGCTGA
- a CDS encoding YbaB/EbfC family nucleoid-associated protein codes for MARGGFRGGYGGMNQANVMKQAQKMQQDFLRMQKELEEKEFTAKSGGGMVSATVNGNREVTKIEIKPEAVDPDDVEMLEDLVLAAVNEALRQYEAASDATVSKITGGMKLGF; via the coding sequence ATGGCAAGAGGCGGTTTTCGCGGCGGTTATGGTGGCATGAATCAGGCCAACGTGATGAAACAGGCACAGAAGATGCAGCAGGACTTCCTGCGGATGCAGAAAGAGCTGGAGGAAAAAGAGTTCACGGCCAAGTCCGGCGGCGGCATGGTCTCGGCAACGGTCAACGGCAACCGCGAGGTCACGAAGATCGAGATCAAGCCCGAAGCGGTCGATCCCGACGACGTCGAGATGCTCGAGGATCTGGTGCTGGCAGCCGTCAACGAGGCGCTGCGCCAGTACGAGGCCGCTTCCGACGCCACGGTCAGCAAGATCACCGGCGGCATGAAGCTGGGCTTCTGA
- a CDS encoding multidrug efflux SMR transporter, translating into MAWVTLGIAGIFEVVWATCMKYSEGFTKLSWSLLTFAGMAVSFFLLARATKTLPLGTAYAVWTGIGALGSVIVGFILFKEPVTAGRLIFAALLLIGIIGLKITSA; encoded by the coding sequence ATGGCATGGGTTACGCTCGGCATTGCCGGAATTTTTGAGGTCGTTTGGGCAACCTGCATGAAGTATTCAGAGGGATTCACAAAGCTCAGCTGGTCACTGCTCACATTCGCCGGCATGGCGGTGAGCTTTTTCCTGCTGGCACGCGCGACCAAAACACTGCCGCTTGGTACGGCTTATGCGGTCTGGACCGGCATTGGCGCACTGGGCTCCGTGATCGTTGGCTTCATCTTGTTCAAAGAGCCGGTGACAGCCGGGCGGCTCATTTTTGCTGCACTGCTGCTTATCGGCATCATCGGTCTGAAGATCACGTCGGCCTGA
- the sleB gene encoding spore cortex-lytic enzyme gives MQKRSKRLCLALAVLLSVSMVLVALVPAVEAASYKKGSSGAVVTQIQTKLKSWGYYTGTVDGIYGSGTERAVRAFQQKNGLTVDGKAGDQTLAAMGLSAGGGNSSNSGGSGGASSSQVDLLARLISAEARGEPYSGQVAVGAVVLNRIKHPSFPNTLPGVIYQSGAFTCITDGQFNQPVAESAYRAARDALNGVDPSGGAIYYFNPSTATSSWIWSRPLITVIGKHRFCS, from the coding sequence ATGCAGAAACGATCCAAACGCTTGTGTCTCGCACTCGCGGTACTGCTCTCGGTGAGCATGGTGCTCGTTGCGCTTGTCCCGGCTGTCGAGGCGGCCTCGTACAAAAAAGGCTCCAGTGGCGCCGTAGTCACGCAGATCCAGACGAAGCTCAAAAGTTGGGGCTACTATACCGGTACCGTGGACGGTATCTACGGCAGCGGCACCGAGCGCGCCGTGCGCGCCTTCCAGCAGAAAAACGGCCTCACGGTCGACGGCAAGGCCGGCGACCAGACGCTGGCGGCCATGGGACTGTCCGCGGGCGGAGGCAATTCCAGCAATTCCGGCGGTTCCGGCGGCGCGTCCAGTTCGCAGGTCGATCTGCTTGCGCGCCTGATCTCGGCGGAGGCCCGCGGCGAGCCGTACTCCGGCCAGGTGGCCGTCGGCGCCGTCGTGCTCAACCGCATCAAGCACCCGTCGTTCCCGAATACGCTCCCCGGCGTCATCTATCAGAGCGGCGCGTTCACGTGCATCACGGATGGGCAGTTCAATCAGCCGGTCGCGGAGAGCGCCTACCGCGCCGCGCGCGATGCACTCAACGGCGTCGATCCCTCCGGCGGCGCGATCTATTATTTCAATCCGTCCACGGCCACCAGCTCGTGGATCTGGTCGCGGCCGCTCATCACGGTCATCGGGAAGCACCGGTTCTGCTCCTGA
- the dnaX gene encoding DNA polymerase III subunit gamma/tau yields the protein MYQALYRKYRPKTFDDVVGQEHITETLKKQVETGRLSHAYLFIGTRGTGKTTCAKILAKAVNCEHPVNGNPCNQCAACRGIDDGSILDVVELDAASNNGVDNVRALRDEAVFSPANVRKRVYIIDEVHMLSTSAFNALLKILEEPPAHLMFILATTELHKVPATILSRCQRHSFKRIPVDTIAARLNYVAQQEHLNLQPDAAALLARMADGGMRDALTLLDQCSGSDVITTETVISAMGLAGNLRTAQLLQSIADGDTAKTLEQFRSLWQDGKDPAALLDELSMLQRDLLMQAVAPRGGRELLSGGYDSETLQTLSGAFTPAQLLANLQSIQDALTAMAAQPNPRIAAELCLIRLCRPELCDDVPTLCARVDKLEQAVRSGDIPATAASAPAKPAAALRQEPRQVQKAQPKPEPKPVLDDVPPWEPPAPPASAPKAKPEPKPVHDDVPPWEQPTPPVSAPKAKREPKPVHDDVPPWEPPAPPASAPKAKPEPKPVYDDVPPWEPPPEPVAPPEERPPWETPPAPKPAPRPAPKAAPAPGPAAPPIPEPEPVPEPAPEPESTPAPTGAFDWQALCAYMEQELPVGIYYFLLDPLQATGELRDGTLTLHFSQQMVYPMFNKPEIAEKFRLAVQKLTGQNVRVVMQPMDTVTQINQRKIEELAHFPNVTIR from the coding sequence ATGTATCAGGCTCTCTACCGCAAATACCGGCCGAAGACGTTTGACGACGTCGTCGGTCAGGAGCATATTACCGAGACGCTGAAAAAGCAGGTCGAGACCGGACGGCTGTCCCATGCCTACCTGTTCATCGGCACGCGCGGCACCGGCAAGACCACCTGCGCCAAGATCCTGGCCAAGGCGGTCAACTGCGAGCACCCGGTCAACGGCAATCCGTGCAATCAGTGCGCCGCCTGCCGCGGCATCGACGACGGGTCGATCCTCGACGTGGTCGAGCTCGACGCCGCGTCCAACAACGGCGTGGACAACGTGCGCGCCCTGCGCGACGAGGCGGTGTTCTCCCCCGCCAATGTGCGCAAGCGTGTGTATATCATCGACGAGGTGCACATGCTCAGCACCTCGGCATTCAACGCCCTGCTGAAAATCCTCGAGGAACCGCCGGCGCACCTCATGTTCATCCTTGCGACGACGGAACTGCACAAAGTCCCGGCGACGATCCTCTCCCGCTGCCAGCGGCACAGCTTCAAGCGCATCCCGGTCGATACGATCGCCGCGCGCCTGAACTATGTGGCGCAGCAGGAACACCTGAACCTGCAGCCGGACGCGGCCGCGCTGCTCGCCCGCATGGCGGACGGCGGTATGCGCGACGCGCTGACGCTGCTCGACCAGTGCTCCGGCAGCGATGTCATCACGACCGAAACGGTCATCTCGGCCATGGGCCTTGCCGGCAACCTGCGCACGGCGCAGCTGCTGCAGAGCATCGCCGATGGCGACACCGCAAAAACACTGGAACAATTCCGCAGCCTCTGGCAGGACGGGAAAGACCCCGCCGCCCTGCTCGACGAGCTGAGCATGCTCCAGCGCGACCTGCTCATGCAGGCCGTCGCCCCGCGCGGCGGGCGTGAGCTGCTCTCCGGCGGATACGACAGTGAAACGCTGCAGACCCTCTCCGGCGCTTTCACGCCGGCGCAGCTGCTGGCAAACCTGCAGAGCATTCAGGACGCGCTCACCGCCATGGCGGCGCAGCCCAACCCGCGCATCGCGGCGGAGCTTTGCCTGATCCGGCTCTGCCGGCCGGAGCTGTGCGACGATGTGCCGACGCTGTGCGCGCGTGTGGACAAGCTCGAACAGGCCGTGCGCAGTGGGGACATCCCGGCCACGGCGGCGTCCGCTCCGGCAAAGCCGGCTGCTGCCCTGCGGCAGGAGCCCCGCCAAGTGCAAAAAGCACAACCCAAACCGGAACCAAAACCGGTGCTTGATGATGTTCCCCCGTGGGAGCCGCCCGCACCGCCGGCCTCTGCGCCAAAGGCAAAGCCCGAGCCGAAACCGGTTCACGACGATGTTCCCCCTTGGGAGCAGCCAACGCCGCCGGTCTCCGCGCCGAAGGCAAAGCGCGAACCGAAGCCAGTGCACGACGATGTCCCCCCGTGGGAGCCGCCCGCACCGCCGGCCTCTGCGCCAAAGGCGAAGCCGGAGCCGAAGCCGGTATACGATGATGTTCCACCGTGGGAGCCGCCACCGGAGCCGGTTGCTCCCCCCGAGGAGCGGCCGCCCTGGGAAACGCCGCCCGCACCGAAACCGGCCCCACGCCCGGCGCCAAAGGCAGCGCCCGCGCCCGGGCCGGCCGCGCCCCCCATCCCGGAACCGGAGCCGGTCCCCGAACCCGCTCCAGAGCCGGAGTCCACCCCCGCGCCCACCGGCGCGTTCGACTGGCAGGCGCTGTGCGCGTATATGGAGCAGGAGCTCCCGGTCGGCATCTACTATTTTCTGCTCGACCCGCTGCAGGCGACCGGCGAGCTGCGCGACGGCACGCTGACGCTGCATTTCAGCCAGCAAATGGTTTACCCGATGTTCAACAAGCCGGAGATCGCAGAAAAATTCCGTCTGGCCGTGCAAAAACTGACCGGTCAAAACGTCCGCGTGGTCATGCAGCCGATGGACACGGTCACGCAGATCAATCAGCGCAAGATCGAGGAACTGGCACACTTTCCGAACGTAACGATCCGATAA
- a CDS encoding excinuclease ABC subunit UvrA encodes MVDHMLVRGAKVHNLKNIDVDIPLNQIVGIAGVSGSGKSSLALGVLYAEGSRRYLEALSTYTRRRMTQAARASVDDVLYVPAALALHQRPGVPGIRSTFGTGTELLNSLRLMYSRLASHRCPNGHYLPPTLLVAAGKELTCPECGVHFYAPSAEELAFNSQGACPRCGGTGSVRTVDMASLVPDDSLTIDEGAVAPWNSLMWSLMTDVCREMGVRTDVPFRDLTEREKDIVYHGPAEKKHIFYHAKNSNQAGELDFTYFNAVYTVENALAKVKDEKGMKRVEKFLKEDVCPDCHGTRLSAAARAPKLRGISLDEACTMTLSELYDWVQGVPDSLPEEMRPMAGSICEAFTGTARRLLDLGLGYLTLDRSAATLSTGERQRMQLARAVRNRTTGVLYVLDEPSIGLHPANIVGLTGVMHDLVADGNSVILVDHDTQILKESDWIIEMGPEAGAKGGRVIAQGTVSAVAADPASQIGPFLSGAPEAPLRPRAGKADLFAHGTIRLSTSQIHTVKPLEVTIPKGRLTVVTGVSGSGKTTMVLESLIPALEAGIRGSALPPHVRAVSAEGIAHVKLIDATPIGINVRSTVATYAGVHDELRKLYARSPDAKARGCKAGDFSYNTGSLRCPGCDGTGVVSLDVQFLPDVSIPCPDCRGSRYARAAYDIQLTNRAGQSVSLPELMDMDVNTALPFCADRKTVSQKLQVLQQLGLGYLTLGEETPSLSGGEAQRLKLASEIGRIQTDSVFVFDEPSIGLHPLDVRVLLGVFQALLDRGATVVVIEHDLDVIRSADYVIDMGPGGGDAGGRIVAAGTPEEIRQDPGSVTGRYL; translated from the coding sequence ATGGTCGATCATATGCTTGTACGTGGAGCAAAGGTCCACAACCTGAAAAATATTGACGTGGACATTCCGCTGAATCAGATCGTCGGCATCGCGGGCGTGTCCGGTTCCGGCAAGTCGTCGCTGGCGCTGGGCGTGCTGTATGCCGAGGGCTCGCGCCGCTATCTGGAGGCGCTGTCGACCTACACGCGCCGCCGGATGACGCAGGCCGCCAGAGCCAGCGTCGATGACGTGCTGTACGTTCCTGCGGCGCTGGCGCTGCACCAGCGCCCGGGCGTGCCCGGCATCCGCAGCACGTTCGGCACGGGGACAGAGCTCCTGAACAGTCTGCGGCTCATGTATTCCCGCCTCGCCAGCCACCGCTGCCCCAACGGGCACTACCTGCCGCCGACGCTGCTGGTCGCCGCGGGCAAGGAGCTGACCTGCCCGGAGTGCGGCGTGCATTTTTACGCACCGAGCGCCGAGGAGCTGGCCTTCAACTCGCAGGGCGCGTGCCCAAGATGCGGCGGCACGGGCAGTGTGCGCACGGTGGACATGGCGTCCCTGGTGCCGGATGATTCGCTCACGATCGACGAGGGGGCGGTGGCGCCATGGAACAGCCTCATGTGGTCGCTGATGACGGACGTCTGCCGGGAGATGGGCGTGCGCACGGATGTGCCGTTTCGCGACCTGACGGAGCGGGAGAAGGACATCGTCTACCATGGCCCGGCGGAGAAAAAGCACATTTTCTACCACGCCAAAAACTCCAATCAGGCGGGAGAGCTGGACTTTACTTATTTTAATGCCGTCTATACCGTGGAAAATGCGCTTGCCAAGGTCAAGGACGAGAAGGGCATGAAGCGCGTCGAGAAGTTTCTGAAAGAGGACGTGTGCCCGGACTGCCATGGCACGCGCCTGTCCGCTGCGGCCCGCGCGCCGAAGCTGCGGGGCATTTCACTGGACGAAGCGTGCACGATGACGCTCTCGGAGCTGTATGACTGGGTGCAGGGCGTGCCGGACAGCCTGCCGGAGGAGATGCGCCCCATGGCGGGGAGCATCTGCGAGGCTTTTACGGGCACGGCGCGGCGGCTGCTCGACCTGGGGCTCGGCTACCTGACGCTCGACCGCTCCGCGGCGACGCTCTCGACCGGCGAGCGGCAGCGGATGCAGCTGGCCCGCGCCGTGCGCAACCGCACGACCGGCGTGCTCTATGTGCTCGATGAGCCGAGCATCGGTCTGCACCCGGCCAACATCGTGGGCCTCACCGGAGTGATGCACGACCTCGTGGCGGACGGAAATTCCGTCATTCTCGTCGATCACGACACGCAGATCCTGAAGGAATCCGACTGGATCATTGAGATGGGGCCGGAGGCCGGCGCAAAGGGCGGCCGCGTCATTGCACAGGGCACGGTGTCCGCAGTCGCGGCAGATCCCGCCTCACAGATCGGACCGTTTTTGTCCGGAGCACCGGAGGCACCCTTGCGCCCGCGCGCCGGAAAAGCGGACCTGTTTGCGCACGGAACGATTCGCCTGTCCACGTCGCAGATCCATACGGTCAAGCCGCTGGAGGTCACGATCCCCAAGGGGCGGCTGACGGTCGTGACCGGTGTGTCCGGCTCGGGCAAGACGACCATGGTGCTCGAGAGCCTGATCCCCGCGCTGGAGGCCGGTATCCGCGGCAGCGCGCTGCCGCCGCACGTCCGGGCGGTCAGCGCCGAGGGCATCGCACACGTCAAGCTCATAGACGCGACGCCCATCGGCATCAATGTCCGTTCCACCGTGGCCACCTATGCCGGCGTGCACGATGAACTGCGCAAGCTCTATGCCCGGTCGCCGGATGCGAAGGCGCGCGGCTGCAAGGCCGGCGATTTTTCCTACAATACCGGCTCGCTGCGCTGTCCCGGCTGCGACGGTACGGGCGTGGTGAGCCTGGACGTGCAGTTTCTGCCGGATGTGAGCATCCCCTGTCCGGACTGCCGCGGCTCGCGTTACGCACGCGCGGCTTATGATATCCAGCTGACGAACAGGGCGGGACAGTCCGTTTCCCTGCCGGAGCTGATGGACATGGACGTCAACACCGCGCTCCCGTTCTGCGCCGACAGAAAAACGGTCAGCCAGAAGCTGCAGGTGCTGCAGCAGCTCGGCCTCGGCTACCTCACGCTCGGTGAGGAGACGCCGAGCCTCTCCGGCGGCGAGGCGCAGCGGCTGAAGCTGGCCAGCGAGATCGGGCGCATCCAGACGGATTCCGTGTTCGTGTTCGACGAGCCAAGCATCGGCCTGCACCCGCTGGATGTGCGGGTGCTGCTGGGCGTGTTCCAGGCGCTGCTCGATCGCGGCGCGACCGTCGTCGTCATTGAGCACGATCTCGATGTGATCCGCAGTGCCGATTATGTCATCGACATGGGCCCCGGCGGAGGTGATGCGGGCGGCCGCATTGTCGCCGCCGGCACGCCGGAGGAGATCCGGCAAGATCCCGGCAGCGTCACGGGCAGATATCTTTGA
- a CDS encoding XRE family transcriptional regulator, with protein sequence MYKTFGETIASLRRAHGMRQQTLADALAEAGVPVSNQAVSKWENDATLPNAQQFLTLCRVLDVDDIAGTFSGGDAGGLLAGLNAEGRRRALEYIALLRESKRFAAAPEPAVLRSLPLYSLAVSAGTGQFLDGESYEMQPVGPEVPEAANFGVRVAGDSMEPRFHSGQTVWVHQQPTLDPGEIGVFLYDGSAYLKQLRRDGGRVFLHSLNPAYADLEVSDALPLRVLGKAVS encoded by the coding sequence ATGTACAAAACCTTTGGTGAAACGATCGCTTCCCTGCGCCGCGCGCACGGCATGCGCCAGCAGACGCTGGCGGACGCACTGGCTGAGGCCGGTGTGCCCGTGTCGAATCAGGCGGTGTCGAAGTGGGAAAATGACGCCACGCTCCCGAACGCGCAGCAGTTTCTGACGCTGTGCCGCGTGCTGGACGTGGACGATATCGCGGGCACGTTCTCCGGCGGGGACGCCGGCGGCCTGCTCGCCGGGCTGAACGCGGAGGGCCGCCGCCGCGCGCTGGAATACATCGCGCTCCTGCGCGAGAGCAAGCGCTTTGCCGCCGCGCCGGAGCCGGCCGTGCTGCGCAGCCTGCCGCTGTACTCGCTGGCCGTCTCGGCCGGCACGGGCCAGTTTCTCGACGGGGAGAGCTATGAGATGCAGCCGGTCGGCCCGGAAGTGCCGGAGGCGGCGAACTTCGGCGTGCGCGTGGCGGGCGACAGTATGGAGCCGCGCTTTCACAGCGGGCAGACCGTCTGGGTGCACCAGCAGCCGACGCTCGACCCCGGCGAGATCGGCGTGTTCCTCTACGACGGCAGCGCCTATCTCAAGCAGCTCCGGCGCGACGGCGGGCGCGTGTTTCTGCACTCGCTCAACCCGGCCTATGCCGATCTGGAGGTCTCGGACGCACTGCCGCTGCGCGTGCTGGGAAAAGCGGTATCGTGA
- a CDS encoding DUF5685 family protein, with product MFGYVIANLEGLTQAQKDRYKGCYCGLCRVLKQRHGFSGRLTLTYDMTFLVLLLSALYEADEERGMEVCPAHPLRKHFYWQTRYTEYAADMNVVLAYNNCRDDWQDDGSALKYWEAEALSARSAAVRARWPRQCAAIEQCMAELSAIEQADTGDPDAAANCFGRLMGELFVTDDLWDARLRPFGEALGRFIYLLDAVIDLPEDLRHGRYNPLSTLPQDADLHALLTMLLGECSTAFEALPVLQDVELLRNILYSGVWLRYEAAMKKRKIGRSAE from the coding sequence ATGTTCGGATATGTGATCGCAAATCTGGAGGGGCTGACGCAGGCGCAGAAGGATCGCTATAAGGGCTGCTACTGCGGCCTGTGCCGGGTGCTCAAGCAGCGGCACGGCTTTTCCGGCCGCCTGACGCTGACGTATGACATGACGTTCCTGGTGCTGCTGCTCTCGGCGCTGTACGAAGCGGACGAGGAGCGCGGCATGGAGGTTTGCCCTGCGCACCCGCTGCGCAAACATTTTTACTGGCAGACACGCTACACCGAGTACGCTGCCGATATGAACGTCGTGCTGGCGTACAACAACTGCCGCGACGACTGGCAGGATGACGGCAGCGCGCTGAAATATTGGGAGGCGGAGGCGCTCAGCGCCCGGAGCGCAGCCGTGCGCGCACGCTGGCCGCGCCAATGCGCCGCGATTGAGCAGTGCATGGCGGAACTTTCCGCCATCGAGCAGGCCGACACCGGCGACCCGGATGCCGCGGCGAATTGCTTTGGCCGCCTGATGGGCGAGCTCTTTGTGACGGATGACCTCTGGGACGCGCGCCTGCGCCCGTTTGGCGAGGCACTGGGGCGGTTCATCTATCTGCTCGACGCGGTGATCGACCTGCCGGAGGATCTCCGGCACGGGCGCTATAACCCGCTGAGCACGCTGCCGCAGGATGCGGATCTGCACGCGCTGCTGACGATGCTGCTCGGCGAGTGTTCGACGGCGTTTGAGGCGCTGCCGGTGCTGCAGGACGTGGAGCTGCTGCGCAATATTTTGTACTCCGGCGTATGGCTGCGCTACGAGGCGGCCATGAAAAAACGAAAGATCGGGAGGAGCGCCGAATGA
- a CDS encoding CatA-like O-acetyltransferase, with protein sequence MNTPDAVPVALDTWPRREAYTFFSGLSDPSYSVTVTADVTALHTYTKRRGLSFYYALVWLCTQSINHTTAFRYAIRNGQPVLLARREPSFTDLHPGAEQFHIVTMPAGDALDDFCRAARAKSRAQTEFLCAAAESDALIYFSCLPWVSLTALTNERDFDADDAIPRIAWGKYHCEGERDVLGLALEVNHRLIDVLHIGRFVQDLQQRIDALAEAE encoded by the coding sequence ATGAACACTCCGGATGCAGTCCCCGTCGCGCTCGATACCTGGCCGCGGCGCGAGGCATACACGTTCTTCTCCGGCCTGTCGGATCCGTCTTACAGCGTGACCGTCACCGCGGACGTCACGGCACTGCATACTTACACGAAACGGCGCGGCCTGTCCTTTTATTACGCTCTGGTCTGGCTGTGCACGCAGTCGATCAATCACACGACCGCATTCCGATATGCCATCCGAAACGGCCAGCCGGTCCTGCTCGCACGCCGTGAACCGAGCTTCACCGACCTGCACCCCGGTGCGGAACAATTCCACATCGTGACGATGCCAGCCGGTGACGCGCTGGATGACTTCTGCCGCGCGGCACGCGCCAAGAGCCGGGCGCAGACGGAGTTTCTCTGCGCTGCAGCCGAGAGCGACGCGCTGATCTATTTCAGCTGTCTGCCGTGGGTCTCGCTCACGGCGCTGACCAATGAGCGCGATTTTGACGCTGACGACGCCATCCCGCGCATTGCCTGGGGCAAATATCATTGCGAGGGCGAGCGGGACGTGCTCGGCCTCGCGCTCGAGGTAAACCACCGGCTCATCGACGTACTGCACATCGGACGGTTCGTTCAGGATCTGCAGCAGCGCATCGACGCGCTGGCCGAGGCAGAATAA
- a CDS encoding DNA polymerase IV → MILHSDINACYASIELLRHPELRGRPVAVGGERELRHGIILAKDQMARAAGVRTGMTLWAARQQCPELTILPPDFELYYDYSRRVREIYAGFTDRCEPFGMDECWLDMTGCVGREDALRTAQEVRQRVLDATGLTVSVGVSWCKAIAKLGSDYRKPNAVTVIDRARFADMVWPLPVSSLLFAGRSSVRQLERLGIRTVGALAAADADVLEQRLGKGGRLLHAYANGYDPAPVHCIADLPPPKSIGNSATAPRDLICEADARAALLSLAESVGARLRLEGYQCRTVELSVRTADLHWRSHRMALRHPSDLTSELLDAALALCEQAHLWPDPLRSIGIRALDLVPACAPHQLDLFEDAEHRARQRQLDITLDNLRARYGKTCVLRGRACFDPALGLVQREEHAFLRK, encoded by the coding sequence ATGATCTTACATTCGGATATCAACGCCTGCTATGCGAGCATCGAGCTGCTGCGCCATCCGGAGCTGCGCGGGCGGCCGGTGGCGGTCGGCGGGGAGCGGGAGCTGCGCCACGGCATCATTCTGGCCAAGGATCAGATGGCGCGCGCAGCCGGGGTGCGCACGGGCATGACGCTCTGGGCGGCACGGCAGCAGTGTCCGGAGCTGACGATCCTGCCGCCGGACTTCGAGCTCTACTACGACTATTCGCGCCGCGTGCGCGAGATCTATGCCGGCTTCACCGACCGGTGCGAGCCGTTCGGCATGGATGAGTGCTGGCTGGACATGACCGGCTGCGTCGGCCGTGAGGACGCGCTGCGCACGGCGCAGGAGGTGCGCCAGCGCGTGCTGGATGCCACGGGCCTGACGGTGAGCGTCGGCGTGTCGTGGTGCAAGGCGATCGCAAAGCTCGGCTCGGACTACCGCAAGCCGAACGCCGTGACGGTCATTGACCGTGCGCGCTTTGCGGACATGGTCTGGCCGCTGCCGGTCAGCAGCCTGCTCTTCGCCGGGCGCAGTTCGGTGCGGCAGCTCGAGCGGCTGGGCATCCGCACGGTCGGCGCGCTCGCGGCGGCGGACGCCGACGTGCTCGAGCAGCGCCTGGGCAAGGGCGGGCGGCTGCTGCACGCCTACGCCAACGGGTACGATCCCGCGCCGGTGCACTGCATCGCGGATCTGCCGCCGCCGAAGTCCATCGGAAACAGCGCCACCGCGCCGCGCGACCTCATCTGCGAGGCGGATGCGCGCGCGGCGCTCCTGTCGCTGGCGGAAAGCGTGGGGGCGCGCCTGCGGCTGGAGGGGTATCAGTGCCGCACGGTGGAGTTGAGCGTGCGCACGGCCGACCTGCACTGGCGCAGCCACCGCATGGCGCTGCGGCATCCGTCCGACCTGACGAGCGAGCTGCTCGACGCGGCGCTGGCCCTGTGCGAGCAGGCGCACCTGTGGCCTGATCCGCTGCGCAGCATCGGCATTCGCGCGCTGGATCTCGTGCCCGCGTGCGCGCCGCACCAGCTCGACCTGTTCGAGGATGCGGAGCACCGCGCGCGCCAGCGGCAGCTCGATATCACGCTCGATAACCTCCGCGCGCGCTACGGCAAGACCTGTGTCCTGCGCGGCCGCGCCTGCTTTGACCCGGCGCTCGGCCTCGTCCAGCGCGAGGAGCACGCCTTTTTGCGCAAATGA